Genomic segment of Molothrus aeneus isolate 106 chromosome 3, BPBGC_Maene_1.0, whole genome shotgun sequence:
TTATTCTCAAAATCCAATTAAATTCTCCCAGAAATTCTGGCTCCTCCTGTCGCCAGCACTGCCCGACCCCCACGGGCTTCCCCCTCTTCTCAGcgatcccaaaattccctcttcGCCCCGAAAATGACAATTCCCACGTCTTTTAACTCCAgaacatcccaaaaatcccaattttcccaaaaacccccgatttttccccaaaaatcccgatTTTCCCTCACTCCGCCACCGCCCCCCCCAACATGGCGGCGGCTCTCCCCTCAGCGCGGAGCTCCCATCATGCCCCGCGGCGCCGCCATTACCTCCAGCACCACCGTTGTCATGGCGTCGCCCTGCTCCAGGTACGCGCCGGTGTCGGGATGCTCCCGGTAACCGTGAACGGCCGCCAGCGCGGCGTGACAGCCCTGAGCCACCACGGCACCGAGCGGCCACGAGCGGGGAGGCCGCGCCAGATCCCCGCGGAGCACCACGTACTGCACCAGCGCCGCCGCCATGTTGATGTACGGAACCGCGCGGGCTGCCGGGATTAAGCGGGAAGCGGAGCAGACTGGGCGCCGCCATGTTGGTGCACGCAATGGAGGGCGGCGTGATGACGCATTTCCGGCGGCGCGATGACGCACTTCCGGCCGCGCTCTGGCGGGAAACTTGAGGTGAGCGCGGAGCCCtcagggaggggtttggggtccagggggggttttgagggattttttggggatttttttgggataaTTCTTTAGGATCATCCCTAAATCCCTCTCCTGGGATTCGCTGGAAGTCTTGGGGTCATTTATGGCAGCCTTGAGGGTTGTCCGGGTTCAGTTCCTTGGGATCGTCCCTGTCCTCAGTTTGGAATCGTCCCTGTCACTTTCCCGCCGTTTTTTCCACCAAAATCCTTAAATTCCTAGttgttttcctcattaaaaatcGTCAAATTTATGGaaattaatgggatttttaccTCCTTACAAGTTCCCTAAAATATTGACAATTAATAGGATTTGTTTCCATTCCCATCGCCgttttcctcattaaaaattTCCTAATTTCTGGaaattaatgggattttctCCTCATTAAAAATTCCCAAGTTTATGGAAAGttagtgagatttttttcttcatttatggaaattatttggatttttccttcattaaaaaaatccccaatttattgaaatttaagggattttttcctcattaaaaaatctccaaatttatggaaattaatgggatttttttcctcattacaAATTCCCAAATTTATGGGAAGTAATGGGATTTTTTACCTCATAAAAGTTtcccaaaataatgaaaattaatcggattttttcccttttccatcccacTTTCTCCTcgccaaaaaatcccaaatttatgGAAATTATTGGGATTTTTACCTCAAtaaaaattccctaaaatattaaaaattaattgcatttttcctCATAAAATAATTCACCATTTATGGaaattaatgggatttttacctcattaaaaattcccaaatttatggaaattaatgggatttttcctcataaaaatctccaaatatattgaaattaaaggaattttttcttcattaaaaaaatcccaaatttattGAAATTCAAGGGATTTTTCTCATAAAAAGTTTCCAAATTTGTGGAAATTAAAGGGATTTTCCCtcataaaaacccccaaaatttatGGAAAACTCACTGGATTTTTACCTCAttaaaaattccctaaaatattaaaaatgaattggatttttcctcattaaatatttcaccatttaatagaaattaatgggattttatttttatctcattaaaatttcccaaatttatGGAAATTAATGGGTTTTTTACCTCAtaaaaattccctaaaatagtgaaaaattatttggatttttggtCATTAAAATTCCAAATTTATGGAAATTATTGGGATTTTcctcacaaaaaaatcccaaatttatggaaatttattgggatttttacctcacaaaaaattcccaaatttatggaaaattaatgggatttttcctcataaaaatCTCCAAGTTTATTgaaattaaaggaattttttctacattaaaaagccccaaatttATTGAAATTCAAGGgatttttctcataaaaattcccaaatttatggaaattaaagggatttttcctc
This window contains:
- the PTRHD1 gene encoding putative peptidyl-tRNA hydrolase PTRHD1, whose translation is MAAALVQYVVLRGDLARPPRSWPLGAVVAQGCHAALAAVHGYREHPDTGAYLEQGDAMTTVVLEAPDENSLLGLAQLLREKGLEHKMWVEKPEGIPTCLALRPYPKGLVQPHLRDFKLLK